The DNA region AAAGTCTTAAACAGAGTACAACGGATGAACCCGCCCGTGCAGATCATGGCCATCAGGATGGGAAAATTGGACGCATCCTTCAGCCCTGAGCACTGGCCGGCTATGGCCGAAGAGGCCGGGTTCAAGGTGCTCGTTAGCAGTCAGGACGTGTGGCCGCGGATGCAGGGTAGTGTCCTGGTCGTGAAGGATGAACTCATGAAGAATCATCCGGATATCGTGAGAAAACTGGCGAAGATCACAGCGAAGGCAACCGGGTGGATCAAAGATAACCCTGGAGAGGCGGCAGCGATCATGGCAGAGCAGTTGCGCGTCGCAGGCGATAAAGTCTTTCCCGTTGAAGCGGCAAAGACCGCGGCGCAATCGACAGTTACTTCCCAGATTGTTCGCAGATCGATGAAGCGATTGGATTATACCATTGACATCGACCCCGTAACGATCCAGGAATCGATCGACTTTGCAGCACGGAACGGCTACATAAAAAGCGGTTTCAAGGCCAGTGACATTCTCGATCTGAGGTTCTCAAAATGAACAACAAATCCGGGCGCCTCCAGTCCGCCTGGGGCGCCCTGCCGGTTGCTGTGTTCATAGCCGTATGGGAAATCGTCGGCCGCTTCGATCTCTTTCCGGGACAGTTTTTCTTCCCTCCCTTTTCAGCGGTGGTAAAGGAGTTCTATCACCTTACGGTAAACGGGGTTCTGGGAAAGAACTTCATGAGCAGCCTGGTTCGTGTTCTGATCGGTCTTTGCAGCGGTTCCATAGCTGGTATCTTTGTGGGGGTTATAATGGGGTGGCGCGGAATTGTCAATAAGGCGCTCAACCCCATAATAAGCCTCCTGTATCCCATTCCTGCCCTGGGTTGGCTCCCGCTCCTGATGTTGTGGATAGGCATAAACGAGATGCTTCCCATTACGATCATATTCATATGTTCATTTTTTCCGGTGGTATACAACACGGCCACAGGGATCAGAAATGTCGACCGGAGGTACATACAGGCCGCCGAGACGCTGGGGGCTTCAAATATGAGGATACTCTTTAAGGTCATCATACCTCTGGCGCTTCCCAATATCTTCACAGGCCTGAGACTGGAAGCCGGGATGTCATGGCGGGTCCTCATAGCCGCGGAGATGGTTGCGATTCCGACGGGCATCGGCGCCCTGCTCATGCAGGCCGAGAGCCTGGTCCGGGTCGATATCATCATGGTATGCCTCGCAGTCCTTTCCGTCATGTGCCTTCTCTTTGAAAGGGTCTTTGTCATCATGGAAAGGCGCATGATCGGCGAATGGAGCAACCATGCCTGATATCGAACTCGCAAACATGAGCAGGCACATTTGCCAAAACGTAGATCTCAGGATCATGGATAAGGAGATCCTTGTCATTGTGGGAACAACGGGCGCCGGGAAAACAACCCTGCTGAATGTTATTGCCGGGGTCGCGGATTACAAAGGCAGCGTGCTTATCGATGGCGTAAATGTGGACAAGGTGTCGCCGAGAAGAAGGGGTGTGGGCTACCTGTTCCAGGGCCTTGCCCTCTTCCCGCACATGACCGTGGAGGCAAACATCACCTTCGGCCTCAGCGCCGCAGGAATGGAGAAAAACGCGGCAGACGGGCGGGTTTCATCTTTGATGGAGATGGTACATATAAAACACCTTGCACACCGTTATCCCCATACGCTGTCCGGCGGCGAGAGAAAGCGTGTCGCCCTCGCGCGCTCCCTCGCACCGTCCCCGAAAGTACTCCTCCTCGACGAACCCACGGCAAGTCTCGATCACCAGACGGCCAAATACCTGCGAACCGAGCTTATCTCCCTCCTTAAGAAACTGGAGATGACGACGGTGTACGTGACGCACGATCTCAGGGAGGCGGAAGAGATCGCAGACAGGATAGCACTGATGTCCCATGGGAGGATCGAGCAGGTATCTACCCCCAAAGACTTTTTCTTCGATCCCCGGAACGAGCTTGTCTCCGAATTCGTCGGAATGCCCAACATCATAGAGTGTGACCGGTCTCGAATCCTCACGTCCGGCCTCGTGGAGGTTGTCTCCGATGAGATGACTATGGTGCTCCCCTACGACGGGGG from Syntrophorhabdaceae bacterium includes:
- a CDS encoding ABC transporter substrate-binding protein, with amino-acid sequence MKYLKILCLALTLVCVAGSATFAKEEFPINIAVEFTDHAASAYIAQHKGWFEEEGLKPTFYSYVTGMSLAAALGRGDIKAAYMCLLPAINAYANAKVPIKVVTGLHKHGYALTVNPDKIKTVKELERADIRLGAVQIGGPVDAILLKTIEKYGLDRSKVLNRVQRMNPPVQIMAIRMGKLDASFSPEHWPAMAEEAGFKVLVSSQDVWPRMQGSVLVVKDELMKNHPDIVRKLAKITAKATGWIKDNPGEAAAIMAEQLRVAGDKVFPVEAAKTAAQSTVTSQIVRRSMKRLDYTIDIDPVTIQESIDFAARNGYIKSGFKASDILDLRFSK
- a CDS encoding ABC transporter permease, with amino-acid sequence MNNKSGRLQSAWGALPVAVFIAVWEIVGRFDLFPGQFFFPPFSAVVKEFYHLTVNGVLGKNFMSSLVRVLIGLCSGSIAGIFVGVIMGWRGIVNKALNPIISLLYPIPALGWLPLLMLWIGINEMLPITIIFICSFFPVVYNTATGIRNVDRRYIQAAETLGASNMRILFKVIIPLALPNIFTGLRLEAGMSWRVLIAAEMVAIPTGIGALLMQAESLVRVDIIMVCLAVLSVMCLLFERVFVIMERRMIGEWSNHA
- a CDS encoding ABC transporter ATP-binding protein, which codes for MPDIELANMSRHICQNVDLRIMDKEILVIVGTTGAGKTTLLNVIAGVADYKGSVLIDGVNVDKVSPRRRGVGYLFQGLALFPHMTVEANITFGLSAAGMEKNAADGRVSSLMEMVHIKHLAHRYPHTLSGGERKRVALARSLAPSPKVLLLDEPTASLDHQTAKYLRTELISLLKKLEMTTVYVTHDLREAEEIADRIALMSHGRIEQVSTPKDFFFDPRNELVSEFVGMPNIIECDRSRILTSGLVEVVSDEMTMVLPYDGGNIRKIAIPPDDIYISDVKPPGPALNRFTGKVEEISRYGSNVRVRVSIGKNRLLAELPASAFDELSLEEGKDVHVVIKLRRLRYVES